One stretch of Acidobacteriota bacterium DNA includes these proteins:
- a CDS encoding MarR family transcriptional regulator — protein MASFARLLGEIHEEELRLLRAAGRSLTEYYVLRILAHDPGATATQLARRLSLAKSSVSVVIDDLVNEGLVQRTQNRGDRRRITLRLSRKGRNWVTRFLALKGSLLWEAMSGLTAEQQQMVEHVMARVTAALERRRAGTGGPS, from the coding sequence GTGGCCTCCTTCGCCCGCCTGCTCGGCGAGATACACGAGGAGGAGCTGCGACTCCTCCGCGCGGCGGGCCGTTCGCTGACCGAGTACTACGTCCTCCGGATCCTGGCCCACGATCCAGGCGCCACGGCAACACAGCTCGCGCGCCGGCTGTCGCTTGCGAAAAGCTCGGTGAGCGTCGTGATCGACGACCTGGTCAACGAGGGTCTCGTGCAGCGCACGCAGAACCGCGGCGACCGCCGCCGGATCACGCTTCGGCTTTCGCGAAAGGGCAGGAACTGGGTGACCCGGTTCCTGGCGCTCAAAGGGTCGCTGCTCTGGGAAGCGATGTCGGGGTTGACCGCGGAACAGCAGCAGATGGTCGAACACGTCATGGCGCGAGTGACCGCGGCGCTGGAACGCCGGCGTGCCGGCACAGGAGGGCCATCATGA
- a CDS encoding methyltransferase domain-containing protein — protein MTATKELTGSHATSEWTGFTGRLGAWYLASRYRRLAELLVLGNLRPRLLRALDLRGDELVVDAGCGSGFYSLAIAGRLTSGRVICVDLSDEMMARLARRTARQGLSGRVDIRKGDVTALDLDEGLAGWAVSNGVWHELREPAQAARELFRVLQPGGRVVVTDFRDTRLGRRIAAAHRAGDHGPFSVDELKALLEAAGFARVGAEPVGHWVLAWGRKPSPLQGDGGRDRVGH, from the coding sequence ATGACGGCGACGAAGGAATTGACCGGAAGTCACGCCACGAGCGAATGGACCGGGTTCACCGGCCGGCTCGGCGCGTGGTACCTGGCAAGCCGGTATCGACGTCTCGCCGAGCTGCTCGTCCTCGGGAACCTGCGGCCGCGCCTGTTGCGCGCGCTCGATCTGCGGGGAGACGAACTCGTGGTCGATGCCGGCTGCGGTTCGGGCTTCTACAGCCTGGCCATCGCCGGCCGCCTCACGTCCGGGCGCGTCATCTGCGTGGATCTGTCCGACGAGATGATGGCGCGGCTCGCGCGGCGCACCGCGCGACAGGGACTGAGCGGCCGCGTGGACATTCGAAAGGGGGACGTCACCGCCCTCGACCTCGACGAGGGGCTGGCGGGTTGGGCGGTGTCGAACGGCGTGTGGCATGAACTGCGCGAGCCCGCGCAGGCCGCGCGCGAGCTGTTCCGGGTTCTGCAGCCGGGGGGACGCGTCGTGGTGACGGACTTCCGCGACACGCGTCTCGGACGCCGGATTGCCGCGGCCCATCGCGCGGGCGACCACGGACCGTTCAGCGTGGACGAACTGAAGGCGCTGCTGGAAGCAGCGGGCTTCGCCCGCGTCGGCGCCGAGCCCGTCGGCCATTGGGTTCTCGCGTGGGGAAGAAAACCGTCGCCGCTTCAGGGTGACGGTGGGCGGGATCGGGTCGGCCACTGA
- a CDS encoding efflux RND transporter periplasmic adaptor subunit, whose amino-acid sequence MQGDVTGSGAATGLSRHRRTARWLLGILMLAGALAAYAYRQTRSESSYATVVVHEETLVHEIYATGTLNARVTIDVRSRIPGVVKIVDTDADRRVARGQRLALLDTDLLEAELAQAEATLESANALLEKSAVQLREAALGLERAQELASAGHLSRSELDAAEARYRSANAERSAQERQVAQYEAAVRRARLNLEHATLRSPIDGVVLSRNVEVGQTVNATPQPPTLFVLAADLAELQLDADVSEADVGHVAAGQPVRFSVDAYPGRLLTGVVKEVRLGPLLVQQAVYYRVTAAVENAAGQLRPGMTADVWIETARRARALLVPPTAIAVEAGRTCVEVMEGGHLRRRDIVRGLTNKDGRVEVLSGLAAGEQVLVAAKGV is encoded by the coding sequence ATGCAAGGCGACGTGACCGGCTCCGGAGCCGCGACCGGATTGTCGAGACACCGGCGGACAGCGCGCTGGCTGCTCGGCATCCTCATGTTGGCCGGGGCCCTGGCGGCGTACGCCTACCGTCAGACCCGCAGCGAATCCTCGTACGCCACCGTCGTCGTCCACGAGGAGACGCTCGTCCACGAGATCTACGCGACAGGCACGCTGAACGCGCGAGTCACCATCGACGTGCGCAGCCGCATCCCCGGCGTCGTGAAGATCGTCGATACGGATGCCGACCGGCGCGTGGCGCGCGGGCAGCGGCTCGCTCTGCTCGACACCGATCTGCTGGAGGCCGAGCTGGCGCAAGCCGAGGCCACGCTCGAATCCGCGAACGCGCTGCTCGAGAAGTCCGCCGTGCAGCTCCGCGAGGCGGCGCTCGGCCTGGAACGCGCACAGGAACTGGCCTCGGCCGGTCACCTGTCACGAAGCGAGCTTGACGCCGCGGAGGCGCGGTACCGATCCGCAAATGCGGAGAGGTCGGCGCAGGAACGCCAGGTCGCCCAGTACGAGGCCGCCGTTCGACGCGCGCGGTTGAACCTCGAACACGCGACGCTCAGATCGCCCATCGATGGCGTCGTCCTCTCGCGCAACGTCGAGGTGGGCCAGACCGTGAACGCCACGCCGCAGCCGCCGACGCTCTTCGTCCTCGCCGCCGACCTCGCCGAGCTGCAGCTCGACGCCGATGTCTCGGAAGCGGACGTCGGCCATGTCGCTGCCGGACAGCCGGTGCGCTTCTCGGTCGACGCGTATCCCGGACGCCTCCTCACGGGCGTTGTGAAGGAGGTCCGATTGGGACCTCTTCTCGTGCAGCAGGCCGTCTACTACCGCGTGACCGCGGCGGTCGAAAACGCAGCCGGGCAGCTCAGGCCGGGCATGACGGCCGACGTCTGGATTGAGACGGCGCGACGCGCGCGCGCCCTCCTGGTCCCGCCGACGGCGATCGCGGTGGAGGCCGGCAGAACCTGCGTCGAGGTAATGGAGGGCGGTCACCTCAGGAGGCGGGACATCGTCCGGGGCCTGACCAACAAAGATGGGCGCGTCGAAGTCCTTTCGGGCCTTGCCGCCGGCGAGCAGGTTCTGGTCGCGGCCAAGGGCGTCTGA
- a CDS encoding c-type cytochrome — MRTRLAIAIVAVAVAAALGAWAMLALGPRLEAGDRPQVEETDRPPLSREEEAGRLLFEPYCGPCHGRTGDGFGINAPNLATEVPSLAPSTRVGAWSDARLLARIARGGGTSKQPPVCPAWGPRLTPRDIDSLVAFIRLLSSGRLDGRAAAAATVRGSR; from the coding sequence ATGAGGACACGGCTTGCGATCGCGATCGTGGCCGTCGCCGTCGCCGCGGCGCTGGGCGCGTGGGCGATGCTCGCGCTGGGACCTCGCCTGGAGGCCGGGGATCGGCCGCAGGTCGAGGAGACGGATCGACCTCCGCTCTCGCGCGAAGAGGAAGCCGGCCGTCTGCTCTTCGAGCCGTACTGCGGCCCTTGTCACGGCCGGACCGGCGATGGGTTCGGCATCAACGCGCCAAACCTGGCGACTGAAGTGCCGAGCCTCGCGCCCTCGACGCGCGTCGGCGCATGGAGCGACGCGCGGCTGCTCGCCAGGATTGCGCGGGGAGGCGGCACGTCAAAGCAGCCGCCGGTGTGCCCGGCCTGGGGCCCGCGGCTGACGCCGCGCGACATCGACTCACTGGTCGCCTTCATCAGGCTGCTTTCGAGCGGCAGGCTCGATGGCCGCGCGGCCGCGGCGGCCACCGTGCGAGGGTCGCGATGA
- a CDS encoding c-type cytochrome, which produces MRLDPRQFPIRTWTALSGTGLLVVFAVLIIQEATPAWRRHQHDFFRLERLRAERGFAAANEEFRGRQAEVRLSSARVEAAEQALRRLPQSAAHDRVRRELETGGRELSVVQDTLQRLRADYQRIERDFILADDDSDRARLRSRLEALRLEVDELARRRERLSAARDEASRVERALTADVRAARESLAKLESPLSRARADLVTAGRGRAEVQQFLLDSLGHVDRCTSCHIASTRPGFEKAPEPLRSHVGRYLEEHPPERFGCTICHGGQGRATRLPAAHGAVAHWRQPLLSGDLVGARCAICHRGEDVPAEPYARAGRRLFLEAGCHGCHEVEGVSAPRIGPPLANVGRKVRPQWLAWWLRDPRAYLPRTRMPNFLLGDQEIADISAFLLSPTADSTAIPLTIAPSSSEAIKRGDTLFKESRCVTCHALNGRGGVIGPDLARVSSKIRPDWLRSFLHEPARLHPGTKMPRYRFSDRELTDMVAYVSSELRDFDEGAWPPAPSVAGRHAEGRRLVRSYGCFGCHLIPPFEQTGRVGAELTGYADKEVDRLDFGLRRDVPRSWRAWTETKLRQPRSFRDGLKMPDFAFSGYERFSLLTYLASLTDELPPGEYLRDVPPSNVYEPEGRFGELAADLNCLVCHTIRGRGGSLAPNLTREGSRVRPEWLRRFLDQPDTIRPSLEERMPRFRLGREEVEAMATYIENVLVDATVPRAVFQRNEITPSLIEHGRTLYYSKYACDSCHQVGMKGGAVGPDLTAAARRLTEGWIYSWLRNSRRLDPAAREPAYELDDKEARAITAFLLSLDERTLYSGRRR; this is translated from the coding sequence ATGCGACTGGACCCGCGGCAGTTTCCGATCCGGACCTGGACGGCTCTCTCCGGCACTGGCTTGCTGGTGGTGTTCGCCGTTCTCATCATCCAGGAAGCGACTCCGGCGTGGCGCCGCCATCAGCACGACTTCTTCCGGCTGGAACGCCTCAGGGCGGAGCGCGGCTTCGCCGCGGCAAACGAGGAATTCCGCGGCCGGCAGGCCGAGGTGCGGCTGTCCTCCGCGCGGGTCGAAGCGGCCGAACAGGCGTTGCGGCGCCTGCCACAGTCGGCGGCGCACGATCGCGTACGCCGCGAGCTCGAGACCGGCGGCCGGGAGCTGTCCGTCGTGCAGGATACGCTGCAGCGCCTGCGCGCGGACTACCAGCGGATCGAACGCGACTTCATCCTGGCCGATGATGATTCGGATCGCGCGCGGCTCCGATCTCGTTTGGAGGCGTTGCGGCTCGAGGTCGATGAGCTGGCGCGGCGGCGGGAGCGGCTCTCCGCCGCCCGCGACGAAGCCAGCCGTGTCGAGCGGGCGCTGACGGCGGACGTGCGTGCCGCGCGCGAGAGCCTGGCGAAGCTCGAGTCCCCCTTGTCGCGTGCGCGCGCCGACCTTGTGACGGCCGGCCGCGGGCGGGCCGAGGTGCAGCAGTTCCTGCTCGACTCGTTGGGGCACGTCGATCGCTGCACCAGCTGTCACATCGCCTCGACCCGTCCCGGCTTTGAGAAGGCGCCCGAGCCGCTCCGCAGCCATGTCGGCCGCTACCTCGAGGAGCATCCGCCGGAACGCTTCGGGTGCACCATCTGTCACGGAGGGCAGGGGCGCGCCACGCGTCTGCCCGCCGCTCACGGTGCCGTGGCCCATTGGCGTCAGCCGCTGCTTTCCGGAGATCTTGTCGGCGCCCGCTGCGCCATCTGTCATCGCGGAGAGGACGTTCCGGCCGAGCCGTATGCCCGCGCAGGGCGCCGGCTCTTTCTCGAAGCGGGGTGTCACGGCTGCCACGAGGTGGAAGGCGTGTCAGCTCCCCGCATCGGCCCGCCTCTCGCCAACGTCGGGCGAAAGGTCCGGCCGCAGTGGCTTGCGTGGTGGCTGCGGGACCCGAGGGCCTACCTGCCTCGCACGCGCATGCCGAACTTCCTGCTCGGCGACCAGGAGATTGCGGACATCTCCGCGTTTCTCCTGTCTCCAACCGCCGATTCGACTGCGATCCCGTTGACGATCGCGCCTTCCTCTTCCGAAGCGATCAAGCGGGGAGACACGCTGTTCAAGGAATCGCGGTGTGTCACCTGTCACGCGCTCAACGGCCGTGGGGGCGTCATCGGCCCGGATCTCGCGCGCGTCTCGAGCAAGATCCGCCCCGACTGGTTGCGATCGTTCCTGCATGAGCCCGCACGCCTGCACCCCGGAACGAAGATGCCGCGCTATCGGTTCTCCGACCGCGAACTGACGGACATGGTCGCGTACGTTTCATCGGAACTGCGAGATTTCGACGAGGGAGCCTGGCCCCCCGCTCCGTCTGTTGCCGGGCGCCACGCGGAAGGGCGGCGGCTCGTTCGCAGCTACGGGTGCTTCGGGTGTCACCTCATTCCGCCGTTCGAGCAAACGGGCCGTGTCGGAGCGGAGTTGACGGGCTACGCCGACAAGGAGGTGGACCGGCTGGACTTCGGGCTTCGGCGTGACGTGCCGCGAAGCTGGCGAGCGTGGACGGAGACCAAGCTGCGCCAACCGCGGAGCTTTCGGGACGGGCTCAAGATGCCGGACTTCGCCTTTTCCGGCTACGAGCGCTTCTCGCTCCTGACCTATCTGGCCAGCCTCACCGATGAACTGCCTCCCGGCGAGTACTTGCGTGACGTCCCTCCATCGAATGTGTATGAGCCGGAGGGGCGGTTCGGCGAACTGGCGGCGGATTTGAACTGCCTGGTCTGCCACACGATCCGGGGGCGCGGCGGCTCGCTTGCTCCCAATCTGACTCGAGAGGGTTCGAGGGTGCGCCCTGAATGGCTCCGCCGGTTTCTCGACCAACCCGACACGATCCGGCCTTCGCTCGAGGAGCGGATGCCACGATTCCGGCTCGGTCGCGAAGAGGTCGAGGCGATGGCGACCTACATCGAGAACGTACTGGTGGACGCAACGGTCCCGAGGGCCGTCTTCCAGCGAAACGAGATCACGCCGTCCCTGATCGAACACGGGCGAACCTTGTACTACTCCAAGTACGCCTGCGACAGCTGCCACCAGGTCGGCATGAAAGGCGGCGCCGTCGGCCCGGACCTGACGGCGGCGGCACGGCGCCTGACTGAAGGTTGGATCTACTCGTGGCTGCGAAACTCGCGCCGGCTCGATCCGGCAGCCCGGGAACCCGCGTACGAACTCGACGACAAGGAAGCTCGGGCCATCACGGCTTTCCTGCTTTCTCTCGATGAGCGCACGCTGTACAGCGGCAGGCGGAGATGA
- a CDS encoding cytochrome b N-terminal domain-containing protein — MSRWRAWPTQAWSRIVASSAGRSMFRHGYEDTRRNRLLQVSGNIFLHLHPTTMPASGLRFSYTWGLGGLSFLLFILLTLTGVFLMFYYVPDTRRAYDDMKDIEFVVPFGQFLRNLHRWAAHAMVITVWLHMLRVFLTSSYKPPREFNWVVGVILLVLTLLLSFSGYLLPWDQIAFWAITVGTNMATATPVLGAEGPFSLVTYDNDLRFLILGSRTVGQSALIRFYVLHCLALPLAAAVLVAVHFWRVRKDRFSTSAAAFARGDSGSDAAAEAGSAGDAPASQPKPVARKAAPALVEVWPHLVAREFLAVVLSLLVLHVWSLVVNAPLEEVANPTNTPNPAKAPWYFLGLQEMLVYFDPWIAGVLIPGLIVVGLVLLPYLDPNRAGVGYYNFWQRRYATAVFLFGFFLWIGLIIIGQFFRGPGWVWYWFWESWEVQKPVYEKTWDFPWPVGALAIALYFGAGLYLPRRLRPGVFGVIGRTRYLVLMSLVLGMLAMPIKMILRLVFQVHYVLVTPWFRI, encoded by the coding sequence GTGTCGCGCTGGCGCGCCTGGCCCACGCAGGCATGGTCTCGAATCGTCGCGTCATCCGCCGGGCGCTCGATGTTCCGGCACGGGTACGAGGACACCCGGCGGAACCGCCTGCTGCAGGTCAGCGGCAACATCTTCCTGCACCTGCACCCGACGACGATGCCGGCGAGCGGGCTGCGGTTCTCCTACACGTGGGGATTGGGCGGGCTCTCGTTCCTCCTCTTCATCCTTCTCACGCTCACCGGCGTGTTCCTGATGTTCTACTACGTCCCCGACACGCGCCGGGCGTACGACGACATGAAGGACATCGAGTTCGTGGTCCCGTTCGGCCAGTTCCTGCGCAACCTCCACCGGTGGGCGGCGCACGCGATGGTCATCACCGTCTGGCTGCACATGCTGCGGGTGTTCCTGACCTCGTCCTACAAACCGCCGCGGGAGTTCAACTGGGTCGTTGGCGTCATCCTTCTCGTGTTGACCCTGCTTCTGAGCTTTTCGGGGTACCTGTTGCCCTGGGATCAGATCGCGTTTTGGGCCATCACGGTCGGCACCAACATGGCGACGGCGACGCCGGTGCTCGGCGCAGAAGGACCGTTCAGTCTCGTCACCTACGACAACGACCTGCGATTCCTGATTCTCGGGAGTCGCACGGTGGGCCAGAGCGCTCTCATCCGGTTCTACGTGCTGCACTGCCTCGCGTTGCCGCTCGCCGCCGCCGTTTTGGTCGCGGTGCACTTCTGGCGCGTCCGGAAGGATCGGTTCTCGACGTCGGCGGCGGCATTCGCGCGCGGGGACAGCGGCTCGGATGCCGCCGCCGAAGCGGGATCCGCAGGCGATGCACCGGCTTCGCAGCCCAAGCCGGTCGCCAGAAAGGCAGCCCCTGCCCTCGTCGAGGTCTGGCCGCACCTGGTGGCGCGCGAGTTCCTCGCGGTCGTCCTGTCGCTCCTCGTGTTGCACGTCTGGTCGCTCGTCGTCAACGCGCCGCTCGAGGAGGTTGCCAATCCCACCAACACGCCGAACCCCGCGAAGGCGCCGTGGTACTTCCTGGGTCTGCAGGAGATGCTCGTGTACTTCGACCCGTGGATTGCAGGCGTTCTCATTCCAGGCCTGATCGTCGTTGGACTGGTCCTGCTGCCATACCTCGACCCGAACCGCGCGGGCGTCGGCTACTACAACTTCTGGCAGAGGCGGTATGCCACGGCGGTGTTTCTTTTCGGGTTCTTCCTGTGGATAGGTCTCATCATCATCGGCCAGTTCTTTCGGGGCCCGGGCTGGGTCTGGTACTGGTTCTGGGAAAGCTGGGAGGTGCAGAAGCCGGTTTATGAAAAGACGTGGGACTTTCCGTGGCCGGTTGGCGCCCTGGCCATCGCCCTGTATTTCGGCGCGGGCTTATATCTGCCGCGCCGGCTGCGCCCCGGCGTGTTCGGCGTCATCGGCCGGACGCGCTACCTCGTCCTGATGTCGCTGGTGCTGGGGATGCTGGCGATGCCAATCAAGATGATCTTGCGCCTGGTCTTCCAGGTTCACTACGTCCTCGTGACCCCCTGGTTCCGGATCTGA
- a CDS encoding Rieske (2Fe-2S) protein, whose amino-acid sequence MPRRDWLSRVTWWTFLGSLFGMAGGSLRMLFPRVTFEPAAAFKAGLPSDYAAGEVSERWKRRYRVWIVRGEDGFYALSAKCTHLGCTPNWIETEEKFKCPCHGSGFYRSGVNFEGPAPRPLERFRIEIADDGQLLVDRSRSYRQELGEWNSPEALLKV is encoded by the coding sequence ATGCCGCGACGCGACTGGTTGTCGCGGGTGACATGGTGGACGTTTCTCGGCTCACTGTTCGGGATGGCCGGCGGATCGCTGAGGATGCTCTTCCCGCGCGTGACCTTCGAGCCGGCCGCCGCGTTCAAAGCCGGCCTTCCGAGCGATTACGCCGCCGGCGAGGTCAGCGAGCGCTGGAAGAGGCGGTACCGCGTGTGGATCGTCCGCGGCGAGGACGGCTTCTACGCCTTGTCCGCCAAGTGCACCCACCTGGGTTGCACCCCCAACTGGATCGAGACCGAAGAGAAGTTCAAGTGCCCCTGTCACGGCAGCGGGTTCTACCGGTCGGGTGTCAACTTCGAGGGGCCGGCGCCACGGCCGCTGGAACGGTTCCGCATCGAGATCGCCGACGACGGGCAGCTCCTCGTGGACCGGAGTCGAAGCTACCGCCAGGAACTCGGCGAGTGGAACAGCCCTGAAGCGCTCCTGAAGGTGTGA
- a CDS encoding methylamine utilization protein — protein MRTRLTVIALVLAQGAGAAAQTATVQGKVTCRGVRDCAGALVYIEKVAGRAFAPTTEAVMDQLKLAFVPHVLPVVTGTKVAFPNSDEVRHNVFSPSPVKRFNLGTYPRGVTKYVVFDKPGVVELLCNVHAEMSAYVVVVETPFVAQVASDGTYVLKNVPPGTHDIVSWREQLKEKRERITVGAGETLKVDFELRK, from the coding sequence GTGCGCACGCGACTGACTGTGATCGCTCTCGTGCTGGCCCAGGGGGCCGGCGCCGCCGCTCAGACGGCGACGGTCCAAGGCAAGGTGACGTGCCGAGGCGTGCGCGACTGCGCCGGAGCGCTGGTGTACATCGAGAAGGTCGCCGGCCGCGCGTTCGCGCCAACGACGGAGGCCGTGATGGACCAGCTCAAGCTGGCCTTCGTGCCGCACGTGCTCCCGGTGGTGACTGGAACGAAGGTCGCGTTCCCCAACAGCGACGAGGTTCGCCACAACGTCTTTTCACCCTCGCCGGTCAAGCGGTTCAATCTCGGCACCTACCCGCGCGGCGTCACGAAGTACGTCGTGTTCGACAAGCCGGGCGTCGTCGAGCTGCTGTGCAACGTCCATGCGGAGATGTCGGCGTACGTGGTCGTGGTGGAAACGCCGTTTGTGGCGCAGGTCGCCTCCGACGGCACCTACGTCCTGAAGAACGTGCCGCCTGGCACGCATGACATCGTGTCCTGGCGGGAGCAGCTCAAGGAAAAACGCGAGCGGATCACCGTCGGCGCGGGTGAAACGCTGAAGGTGGACTTCGAGCTTCGCAAGTAG
- a CDS encoding sigma-54-dependent Fis family transcriptional regulator translates to MPRILIVDDEVDMLATCDKILSRRGYLVETASTSEEAESRLAAHEFDLLIADLVMPGRNGLEVAQLARRRDPRLGVLIITAHATIETALRATREGAFDYIPKPFTMEQLEIAVERAIEFRRLRDENAVLKRQVTASPDFRHIIGSSPATQQLVDVIRKVADTDANIVITGESGTGKELVARALHAASRRGGRPFVPVDCAALPETLLESELFGAERGAYTGAVATRAGLLEHADGGTLFLDEISNLALPMQAKLLRVLQERSVRRLGGAREIPVDVRILSATNQDLEHLVRAGRFREDLYYRLNVVSISTPPLRDRAGDIQLLAQHFVKEFTTREGKDVRGLSAAAVMVLDRHAWPGNVRELRNVIERAVSLTESNQVMPSDLPSSLTDFRSGGALSGEFRSAKQQAIAEFETAYLQRLMEVSGGNVSRAAARAGLKRTVLHRLLARHGLRPQDFRGGGPPPGDAARRRSN, encoded by the coding sequence ATGCCGCGTATTCTGATCGTGGACGACGAAGTGGACATGCTCGCCACGTGCGACAAGATCCTGTCGCGGCGCGGGTATCTGGTGGAGACCGCGTCGACGTCCGAGGAGGCGGAATCGCGGCTGGCGGCCCACGAGTTCGACCTGTTGATCGCGGACCTGGTGATGCCGGGGAGGAACGGACTGGAAGTGGCGCAGCTCGCGCGCCGGCGGGATCCGCGGCTGGGTGTCCTGATCATCACCGCGCACGCCACGATCGAGACGGCCCTGCGCGCCACGCGCGAAGGGGCGTTCGACTACATTCCGAAGCCGTTCACCATGGAGCAACTCGAGATCGCGGTGGAGCGGGCGATCGAGTTCCGCCGCCTGCGCGACGAGAACGCGGTGCTCAAGCGGCAGGTGACGGCCAGCCCGGATTTCAGGCACATCATCGGATCGAGCCCTGCGACGCAGCAGCTGGTCGATGTGATCCGCAAAGTCGCCGATACCGACGCCAACATCGTGATCACCGGTGAAAGCGGAACCGGCAAGGAGCTGGTCGCCCGGGCTCTTCACGCGGCCAGCCGCCGCGGCGGGCGTCCCTTCGTGCCGGTCGACTGTGCGGCGCTGCCCGAGACGCTGCTCGAATCGGAGCTGTTCGGCGCCGAGCGCGGCGCCTATACAGGCGCCGTCGCGACGCGAGCCGGCCTGCTCGAACACGCCGACGGCGGCACGCTCTTCCTCGACGAGATCTCCAACCTCGCGCTGCCCATGCAGGCCAAGCTGCTGCGCGTGCTGCAGGAACGCAGCGTGCGGCGGCTCGGCGGTGCCCGCGAGATTCCGGTCGACGTCCGGATTCTCTCGGCGACGAACCAGGATCTGGAGCACCTCGTGCGCGCCGGGCGCTTTCGCGAGGATCTCTACTACCGGCTCAACGTCGTGTCGATCTCCACCCCGCCGCTGCGCGACCGGGCCGGCGACATCCAACTGCTCGCCCAGCATTTCGTGAAGGAGTTCACCACGCGAGAAGGCAAGGATGTCCGAGGCCTCTCGGCTGCCGCCGTGATGGTGCTCGACCGCCACGCGTGGCCGGGAAACGTGCGCGAGTTGCGCAACGTCATCGAGCGGGCGGTCTCCCTGACCGAGTCGAATCAGGTGATGCCGTCCGACCTGCCTTCATCGTTGACCGATTTCCGCAGCGGCGGGGCCCTGAGCGGAGAGTTTCGATCCGCCAAGCAGCAGGCGATCGCCGAGTTCGAGACGGCGTACCTCCAGCGCCTGATGGAGGTCTCCGGTGGGAATGTCTCGCGCGCGGCGGCCCGGGCAGGCCTCAAGCGCACGGTGCTCCACCGCCTGCTCGCCCGCCATGGCCTCCGTCCCCAGGACTTCCGTGGCGGAGGTCCGCCGCCGGGTGATGCGGCCCGCAGGCGTTCGAACTAG
- a CDS encoding rhomboid family intramembrane serine protease, giving the protein MIPYHDENATQRRAYVTIVLVAINVAAWVLVQGAGAPVPLATSVCTLGLIPGELTMSVPPGAGFPMGDGLVCVTDPGRQAGNVMTSMFLHGSWMHLLGNMWFLWLFGNNVEDSMTRTRFIVFYLLSGLGAALLQVMIEPDSIVPMVGASGAISGVMGAYLILYPRVRVFTLVPLGFYMTSIALPAWAMLIYWMVLQLLGGVSRIGSGGEGGVAFWAHVGGFVAGAGLIKLFERRDRVRSHQAHRWRPERVGLR; this is encoded by the coding sequence GTGATCCCTTACCACGACGAAAACGCCACCCAGCGCCGGGCGTACGTGACGATTGTCCTCGTGGCGATCAACGTCGCGGCGTGGGTCCTGGTCCAGGGTGCCGGCGCCCCGGTGCCGCTGGCGACCTCCGTCTGCACCCTCGGGCTCATCCCGGGCGAGCTGACGATGAGCGTGCCGCCGGGTGCGGGGTTTCCGATGGGCGACGGCCTGGTGTGCGTGACGGATCCGGGGCGCCAGGCGGGCAACGTGATGACCTCGATGTTCCTCCACGGCTCGTGGATGCACCTGCTCGGCAACATGTGGTTCCTCTGGCTGTTCGGGAACAACGTGGAAGACTCGATGACGCGGACGCGGTTCATCGTGTTCTATCTGCTCTCAGGCCTCGGTGCCGCGCTGTTGCAGGTGATGATCGAGCCGGACTCGATCGTGCCGATGGTGGGCGCCTCGGGCGCGATCAGCGGCGTGATGGGGGCGTACCTGATTCTCTATCCACGCGTTCGCGTGTTTACGCTCGTGCCGCTCGGGTTCTACATGACGTCGATCGCGCTGCCGGCCTGGGCGATGCTGATCTACTGGATGGTCCTGCAGCTGCTCGGCGGGGTCTCCCGCATCGGATCCGGCGGCGAAGGGGGCGTGGCGTTCTGGGCGCACGTCGGCGGGTTCGTCGCCGGCGCGGGTCTCATCAAGCTGTTCGAGCGGCGCGATCGCGTGCGCTCCCATCAGGCGCACCGCTGGCGGCCGGAGCGCGTCGGGCTGCGGTGA